One genomic window of Clostridium taeniosporum includes the following:
- the arcC gene encoding carbamate kinase produces the protein MKKKIVIALGGNALGNTLEEQMTAVRATVKAIVDLIEDGNEVVISHGNGPQVGMINIAMSELHKLDPKYSICPMSVCVAMSQGYIGYDLQNQIKEELLNRNINKNVATIITQVEVDQKDEAFKNPTKPIGCFMTKEEAESAIKKGEKVIEDSGRGYRRVVASPRPVSIVEIGTIKSLLEDGQVVIACGGGGIPVIREGNHLKGVGAVIDKDFASCTLAKELDADCLIILTAVEKVAINFGKENEQWLNDVNVEDMKKYLEEGHFAPGSMKPKVEAGVDFASSKEGRYSLITLLEKAKDAITGKTGTRIKY, from the coding sequence ATGAAAAAGAAAATTGTAATTGCACTAGGTGGAAATGCATTAGGTAATACGTTAGAAGAACAAATGACAGCTGTAAGAGCTACTGTTAAAGCTATAGTGGATTTAATTGAAGATGGAAATGAAGTAGTTATTTCTCATGGAAATGGTCCTCAAGTAGGAATGATAAATATAGCTATGAGTGAACTTCATAAATTAGATCCAAAGTATTCTATTTGTCCAATGTCAGTTTGTGTGGCTATGAGCCAAGGATATATAGGATATGATTTACAGAATCAAATAAAAGAAGAGTTATTAAATAGAAATATAAATAAAAATGTAGCCACTATCATTACACAAGTTGAAGTAGATCAAAAGGATGAGGCTTTTAAAAATCCAACTAAACCTATTGGCTGTTTTATGACAAAAGAAGAGGCTGAAAGTGCTATTAAAAAAGGAGAAAAAGTAATTGAAGATTCTGGTAGAGGATATAGAAGAGTAGTAGCATCCCCAAGACCAGTTAGTATAGTTGAAATAGGAACAATAAAGAGTTTACTTGAAGATGGACAAGTTGTAATTGCTTGTGGTGGTGGGGGAATTCCTGTTATAAGGGAAGGAAATCATTTAAAAGGCGTAGGAGCAGTAATTGATAAGGATTTTGCAAGCTGTACTCTTGCTAAAGAACTCGATGCAGATTGTTTAATTATTTTAACTGCTGTTGAAAAGGTTGCTATAAATTTTGGTAAGGAAAATGAGCAATGGCTAAATGATGTTAATGTAGAAGATATGAAAAAGTATTTAGAAGAAGGTCATTTTGCACCAGGTTCAATGAAGCCAAAAGTAGAAGCAGGAGTAGATTTTGCTTCATCAAAAGAAGGTAGATATTCATTAATTACTCTTCTTGAAAAAGCTAAGGATGCTATAACAGGAAAGACTGGTACTAGAATAAAGTACTAG
- the dpaL gene encoding diaminopropionate ammonia-lyase, whose translation MENIFWKKNTLPKTNNKNLLDFLSKEEISKSREFHKSFPQYKETPLVNLKNLSKDIGLGGIYIKDESYRFGLNAFKVLGGSFAMAKYMAQKLNKDISDLPYEKLISPELRTKLGEITFVTATDGNHGRGVAWTANRLKQKSVVYMPKGSSKTRLENIRKEGAEASITDMNYDDAVRLAAKYASENNGVVIQDTAWEGYEEIPAWIMQGYGTMGLEALNQLIEYGVERPTHIFIQAGVGSLAGAIQGFFASVFSKDCPKTVIVESNLADCLYKSAVANDGKLKSVGGDMQTIMAGLACGEANTIGWEVLKEYSDTFVSAPDYISANGMRILGNPLRGDNKVISGESGAVTLGLLYEIMKNDKYNDLKESLELDENSRVLLFSTEGDTDPDKYKEIVWKGEYNK comes from the coding sequence GTGGAAAATATATTTTGGAAAAAAAATACACTACCTAAAACTAATAATAAAAATTTATTGGATTTTTTAAGTAAAGAAGAGATATCTAAGTCTAGGGAGTTTCATAAGAGTTTCCCTCAATATAAAGAAACTCCTTTAGTTAATTTAAAGAATTTAAGTAAAGATATTGGTTTAGGTGGCATTTATATAAAAGATGAATCATATAGATTTGGATTAAATGCATTTAAAGTTTTAGGTGGATCTTTTGCTATGGCAAAATACATGGCACAAAAATTAAATAAAGATATATCAGATTTACCATATGAAAAGTTAATTTCTCCAGAATTAAGAACTAAGCTTGGAGAAATTACATTTGTAACAGCTACAGATGGGAATCATGGAAGAGGTGTGGCATGGACTGCAAATAGATTAAAACAAAAATCAGTAGTTTATATGCCAAAAGGTTCATCAAAAACAAGATTAGAAAATATAAGAAAAGAAGGCGCAGAGGCTTCTATAACTGATATGAATTATGATGATGCAGTAAGACTTGCAGCAAAATATGCAAGTGAGAATAACGGAGTAGTTATACAAGATACTGCGTGGGAAGGTTATGAAGAAATTCCAGCATGGATAATGCAAGGATATGGAACTATGGGACTTGAAGCATTAAATCAATTAATTGAATATGGAGTTGAGAGACCAACTCATATATTTATACAAGCTGGTGTAGGTTCTCTAGCAGGTGCAATACAAGGATTTTTTGCTTCTGTATTCAGTAAAGATTGTCCAAAGACTGTAATAGTAGAATCGAATTTAGCAGATTGTTTATACAAATCAGCAGTAGCTAATGACGGAAAATTAAAATCAGTTGGTGGAGATATGCAAACAATAATGGCTGGATTAGCTTGTGGAGAAGCTAACACAATTGGTTGGGAAGTTTTAAAGGAATATTCTGATACATTTGTTTCAGCTCCAGATTATATTTCAGCAAATGGTATGAGAATACTTGGAAATCCATTAAGAGGAGATAATAAGGTTATTTCTGGAGAATCAGGTGCTGTTACTTTAGGATTACTTTATGAAATAATGAAGAATGATAAATATAATGATTTAAAAGAATCATTAGAATTAGATGAAAATTCAAGAGTATTATTGTTCAGTACAGAAGGGGATACAGATCCTGATAAGTATAAAGAAATAGTTTGGAAAGGTGAATATAACAAATAA
- the ssnA gene encoding putative aminohydrolase SsnA, which yields MLLVGNGRVITQDNEKPYLENGCIAMKDNMIIEVGNTDELKTKYKDYEFIDAKDKVIMPGLINTHHHIYSAFARGLILNNPPAKDLIDILKNVWWKIDKKLNLEDVKYSAYTTLIDCIKNGVTTVFDHHASPMSAGRSLFTIADAATHLGIRGVYAYEVSDRDGEKILNEGIQENVNFIKDSIKRNDDMVKGMFGMHASFTLSDESLKKCVDSMKGLEAGYHIHAAEGIEDLNHCLKNNGKRVIERLYDVGILGNKTIAAHCVHINKREIKILKETNTNVVNNPESNMGNAVGCAPVIEMIKNKVVVGLGTDGYTSDMFESMKVENIIHKHNLCDSNIGFVETNKMIFENNRNIAAKYFNKPLGILKEGAYADLIIVDYNPLTPMNEQNFNGHIMFGISGRCVDTTIVNGKVIMENRKIVTLDENEIFKKSREVSERLWKNIN from the coding sequence ATGCTATTAGTAGGGAACGGAAGAGTAATAACTCAAGATAATGAAAAACCATATTTAGAAAATGGTTGTATTGCAATGAAAGACAATATGATTATAGAAGTTGGTAATACTGATGAGTTAAAAACAAAGTATAAAGATTATGAGTTTATAGATGCAAAAGATAAAGTTATAATGCCTGGATTAATAAATACTCATCATCATATATATAGTGCTTTTGCAAGAGGGCTAATATTAAATAATCCACCTGCTAAAGATCTTATAGATATTCTTAAGAATGTTTGGTGGAAAATAGATAAGAAATTAAATTTAGAAGATGTTAAATATAGTGCTTATACAACCTTAATTGATTGTATTAAAAATGGAGTTACAACAGTATTTGATCATCATGCTAGTCCGATGTCAGCTGGTAGAAGTTTATTTACTATAGCAGATGCAGCTACTCATTTAGGTATTAGAGGAGTTTATGCCTATGAAGTTTCTGATAGAGATGGCGAAAAGATTCTAAATGAAGGTATACAGGAAAACGTTAACTTTATTAAAGATTCAATTAAAAGAAATGATGATATGGTAAAAGGTATGTTTGGGATGCATGCATCATTTACTCTTAGCGATGAAAGTTTAAAAAAGTGCGTAGATAGTATGAAAGGTCTTGAGGCTGGATATCATATTCATGCAGCAGAAGGAATTGAAGATTTAAATCATTGCTTGAAAAATAACGGTAAGAGAGTAATTGAAAGGTTATATGATGTTGGAATATTAGGAAATAAGACAATAGCAGCTCATTGTGTTCATATAAACAAAAGAGAGATTAAAATTTTAAAAGAAACTAATACTAATGTAGTTAATAATCCAGAATCTAATATGGGTAATGCTGTTGGATGTGCTCCAGTAATAGAAATGATTAAAAATAAAGTAGTAGTTGGTCTTGGAACTGATGGATACACATCAGATATGTTTGAATCAATGAAAGTTGAAAATATAATTCATAAACATAATTTATGTGATTCAAATATAGGGTTTGTAGAAACTAATAAAATGATATTTGAAAATAATAGAAACATAGCAGCTAAATATTTTAACAAACCACTTGGTATATTAAAAGAAGGAGCATATGCTGATTTAATAATTGTTGATTATAATCCATTAACACCTATGAATGAACAAAACTTTAATGGTCACATAATGTTTGGAATTAGTGGAAGATGTGTAGATACAACAATTGTTAATGGAAAAGTTATAATGGAAAATAGAAAAATTGTAACATTAGATGAAAATGAAATATTTAAGAAGTCTAGAGAAGTTTCTGAAAGATTATGGAAAAATATTAATTAG
- a CDS encoding 4Fe-4S binding protein produces the protein MANLKVNILGMEFNNPIFTAAGPGARDGELCVLAAKGGAGGLVTKTISEKPADVPRPCMAKTNSGFLNTELWSELPKEQWIEKEYKKAKEAGVPMIVSMGYTADQIKKVAPLVKPYADAVELSTHYVGTDIAPIVDAMKAAKSALDCPVFMKMSPHTDIQKIAKALEDAGADGLVMINSLGPCMSIDVETGYPIMGSQTGYGWLSGSSVKPVAIRNIYDASRAIKIPIIGVGGITSGKDAAEMLMAGAQAVQVCTEAILKGPSVYGKIAKELSEFLDNHGYKDVNEIIGLAHKKADERNFRTEAIAPTVNQDACIKCGVCKTSCVYDAIEVSNELIIDSKKCFGCGLCVTRCPKNALSMQYK, from the coding sequence ATGGCAAATTTAAAAGTCAATATATTGGGAATGGAATTTAATAATCCAATATTTACAGCAGCAGGTCCAGGTGCAAGAGATGGAGAATTATGTGTTCTTGCAGCAAAGGGAGGTGCAGGTGGATTAGTTACAAAAACTATATCTGAAAAACCAGCAGATGTTCCAAGACCTTGTATGGCAAAAACAAATTCTGGTTTTCTAAATACAGAGCTTTGGTCAGAACTTCCAAAAGAGCAATGGATAGAAAAAGAATATAAAAAAGCAAAAGAAGCAGGAGTTCCAATGATAGTAAGCATGGGATATACTGCAGATCAAATAAAAAAAGTTGCACCTTTAGTAAAACCATATGCAGATGCTGTTGAATTATCAACTCATTATGTTGGAACTGATATTGCTCCAATAGTTGATGCAATGAAGGCAGCTAAATCAGCACTTGATTGTCCTGTATTTATGAAAATGAGTCCTCATACAGATATTCAAAAAATAGCTAAGGCATTAGAAGACGCAGGTGCAGATGGACTTGTAATGATAAATTCATTAGGACCTTGCATGTCAATAGATGTAGAAACAGGATATCCAATTATGGGTAGTCAAACTGGATATGGATGGTTATCAGGATCATCAGTAAAACCGGTAGCTATTAGAAATATTTATGATGCATCAAGGGCAATAAAGATTCCGATAATAGGCGTGGGAGGTATTACTTCTGGTAAAGATGCAGCAGAAATGTTAATGGCAGGTGCACAAGCTGTACAAGTATGTACAGAAGCTATTTTAAAAGGTCCAAGTGTTTATGGAAAAATAGCTAAAGAATTAAGTGAATTCTTAGACAATCATGGATACAAAGATGTTAATGAAATAATAGGACTTGCTCATAAAAAAGCTGATGAAAGAAATTTTAGAACAGAAGCAATAGCACCTACTGTAAATCAAGATGCTTGCATAAAATGTGGAGTTTGTAAAACAAGTTGTGTGTATGATGCAATAGAAGTTTCAAATGAATTAATTATTGATAGTAAAAAATGTTTTGGGTGTGGATTATGCGTAACCAGATGTCCAAAGAATGCATTATCAATGCAATATAAATAA
- a CDS encoding RidA family protein: protein MKKIISTQNAPEAIGPYSQGIIIDKLVFTSGQLPINPKTKVLETEIRQATKQSIENCKAILENAGSKLENVVKTTVFVRDLNDFSAVNEVYSKYFTQNFPARSCVQVAKLPMDAPVEIEVIATL, encoded by the coding sequence ATGAAGAAAATAATTAGTACACAAAATGCACCAGAAGCGATTGGTCCATATTCACAAGGGATAATTATAGATAAATTAGTATTTACATCTGGACAATTGCCTATAAATCCGAAAACAAAAGTATTAGAGACAGAAATAAGACAAGCAACTAAGCAAAGTATAGAAAATTGTAAAGCTATTTTAGAAAATGCAGGTTCAAAACTTGAAAATGTAGTAAAAACTACAGTTTTTGTAAGAGATTTAAATGATTTTTCCGCTGTAAATGAAGTGTATTCAAAATATTTTACACAAAATTTCCCCGCAAGAAGTTGTGTGCAAGTAGCTAAATTACCAATGGATGCTCCAGTAGAAATAGAGGTAATTGCTACATTATAA
- a CDS encoding nucleoside-triphosphatase, with protein MYKNIFITGKIQCGKSTLVNKILNELTISYSGYRTLPYYENEKKSGYYIEGVNLRSKLKDKISRNTSLEKCIVLAKGFDITGVNILKRSIEDEMSKIILLDEVGILEKCCPKFIELINKCLDSKKIVIGVLKKKDDEFLKRISERKDTFIIDIEKSTDEEREIMKKRIVEYIEYIKNVFRGIEILDN; from the coding sequence ATGTATAAAAATATATTTATTACAGGTAAAATACAATGCGGAAAAAGTACACTAGTTAATAAAATACTAAATGAATTAACAATTTCATATTCAGGATATAGAACTTTACCTTATTATGAAAATGAGAAAAAAAGTGGTTACTATATAGAAGGGGTTAATTTAAGAAGTAAATTAAAAGATAAGATTTCAAGAAATACATCATTAGAAAAATGTATAGTTCTTGCTAAAGGGTTTGATATTACTGGTGTAAATATATTAAAGAGAAGTATAGAAGATGAGATGTCTAAAATAATATTATTAGATGAGGTTGGAATTTTAGAAAAATGTTGTCCAAAATTTATAGAATTAATAAATAAGTGTTTGGATAGTAAAAAAATAGTAATAGGAGTGTTGAAAAAAAAGGACGATGAATTCTTAAAGAGAATAAGTGAAAGAAAGGATACTTTTATTATAGATATAGAAAAAAGTACGGATGAAGAAAGAGAAATTATGAAAAAACGAATTGTTGAATACATAGAATATATAAAGAATGTATTTAGAGGTATTGAAATTTTGGATAACTAG
- the hydA gene encoding dihydropyrimidinase: MSLLIKNGTVITASDIYNGDIYIEDGIIREIGINLEKKSDEIVDAKGKYVIPGGVDVHTHLNLDVGISVANDDFYTGTVAAACGGTTTVVDHMGFGPKGCNLKHQVDVYHGYADDKCVIDYSFHGVVQHVNDSIIDEMKRIVEEEGIPSFKVYLTYDYMIDDKGVLKVLNKLKELKGIMTVHCENDGSIKLLKENYIKKGLTGPLYHYLSRPVESEAEAVNRMINMASIVRDAPLYIVHLSSELGLDYVKMSKERGQRVFAETCPQYLVLDESKYNLPNNESLKYIISPPLRSKRDIEKLWKGINDGYIQTIASDHCPFSFKEDKQKGKDDFTKCPNGAPGIEERIPLIFSEGVMKGRINLNKFVDLCCTKPAKIFGLYPKKGSIQVGSDGDIVIIDPEKEITISNSNLHSNVDYSAYEGIKVKGYPIMTISRGEIIVKDNKFIGKKGYGKFIKRSKVDLNNI; the protein is encoded by the coding sequence ATGTCTTTATTAATAAAAAATGGAACTGTAATAACTGCCAGTGATATTTATAATGGAGATATTTATATTGAAGACGGTATTATAAGGGAAATTGGTATTAATCTTGAAAAAAAATCTGATGAAATAGTAGATGCTAAAGGTAAATATGTTATTCCAGGAGGAGTAGATGTTCATACTCATTTAAACTTGGATGTAGGAATATCTGTTGCAAATGATGATTTTTATACAGGAACAGTTGCAGCAGCTTGTGGTGGAACAACTACTGTTGTAGATCATATGGGGTTTGGACCTAAGGGATGTAATTTAAAGCATCAAGTAGATGTTTATCATGGATATGCTGATGATAAATGTGTAATAGATTATAGTTTTCATGGTGTTGTTCAACATGTAAATGATAGCATAATTGATGAAATGAAGAGAATAGTTGAAGAAGAAGGAATACCAAGTTTTAAAGTCTATTTAACCTATGATTATATGATTGATGATAAAGGGGTACTTAAAGTTTTAAATAAACTAAAAGAATTAAAAGGTATTATGACTGTTCATTGTGAGAATGATGGTAGTATAAAATTATTAAAGGAAAATTATATAAAAAAAGGACTCACTGGACCATTATATCATTATCTAAGTAGACCTGTTGAAAGTGAAGCAGAAGCTGTGAATAGAATGATAAATATGGCATCAATAGTAAGAGATGCACCACTTTATATAGTTCATTTATCATCAGAGTTAGGATTAGATTATGTAAAAATGTCAAAAGAAAGAGGGCAAAGAGTATTTGCAGAAACATGTCCACAATATTTAGTATTAGATGAAAGTAAATATAATTTACCAAATAATGAATCATTAAAATATATAATTAGTCCTCCATTAAGATCAAAAAGAGATATAGAAAAATTATGGAAAGGAATTAATGATGGCTATATACAAACTATAGCATCAGATCATTGTCCATTTTCTTTTAAAGAAGATAAACAAAAAGGAAAAGATGACTTTACTAAATGTCCAAATGGAGCTCCTGGAATTGAGGAAAGAATTCCACTTATATTTTCTGAAGGAGTTATGAAAGGTAGAATTAATTTAAATAAGTTTGTAGATTTATGTTGTACAAAGCCAGCTAAAATATTTGGATTATATCCAAAGAAAGGTAGTATACAAGTTGGTTCAGATGGAGATATAGTAATAATTGATCCAGAAAAAGAAATTACTATATCAAATTCTAATTTACATTCTAATGTTGATTATTCTGCTTATGAAGGAATAAAGGTAAAAGGTTATCCAATAATGACTATTTCACGTGGAGAAATAATAGTTAAAGATAATAAGTTTATAGGAAAAAAAGGATATGGTAAATTTATTAAAAGATCAAAGGTTGATTTAAATAATATATAA
- the xdh gene encoding selenium-dependent xanthine dehydrogenase, with translation MFKFILNGQEKCVDENKKLLKYLRDDCNITSVKNGCSEGACGTCMVIVDGKAMKSCILTIEKVNGKRITTIEGFSERERDVFAYAFTQAGAVQCGFCIPGMVISAKALFNRTLQPTREEIKKALIGNICRCTGYVKIEKAIMMAAEIFRENKEVPKVKCKGLIGEPMARVDAKDKILGAGEYTDDIRINEMIYGVALRSKYPRALVKSMDITEAEKIKGVIKIVTAEDIPGKRYLGHLKKDTPALIKVGEETRYLGDTVALVAAETEEIAREALKHIKIEFQELEPISSPEDALKDSAPKIHEGGNILVHEHLVRGNADEAIRNSKYVVTNKYSVPFTEHAFLEPEAAVAVPDGKDGLIVYTGTQSIYDDFREISSLLNLEEDKLRIISKYVGGGFGGKEDMSCQHHTALLAYLTKRPVKMCLTRQESIIVDTKRHAMEMEFTTACDENGKLTGMKAKIIADTGAYASLGGPVLQRACTHAAGPYNYQNMIVDGTAVYTNNTPGGAFRGFGVTQSAFATECNLNQLAEMVGIDPFEIRMLNAIKPGQVLPNGQIADEGTALVETLEAVKDIYYSNKYVGIACAFKNSGIGVGLPDTGRCKVGVMDGKVHIRTSAACMGQGVGTVVVQVVGEVLGIPASKIIYETPDTQITPDSGTSTASRQTVFTGEATRIAALKLKDALKGKTLEQLEGIEFFGEYTGVTDKMGSPKENPVSHVAYGYATQVVVIDEQGKLKKVVAAHDVGKAINPKNVEGQIEGGVVMGLGYALTEDYRIEKSVPKVKFGTLGLLRATQIPEITPIIIEKNTQELSFGAKGIGEITCIPTAPAVQGAYYKLDGIFRKELPLKNTFYKKAKK, from the coding sequence TTGTTTAAATTCATTCTTAATGGTCAAGAAAAATGTGTAGATGAAAATAAGAAACTTTTAAAATATTTGAGAGATGATTGTAATATAACATCTGTAAAAAATGGATGTTCAGAAGGGGCTTGTGGAACATGCATGGTTATAGTGGATGGAAAAGCTATGAAGTCTTGTATTCTTACTATTGAAAAAGTGAATGGAAAAAGAATAACAACAATAGAAGGATTTAGTGAGCGAGAAAGAGATGTATTTGCTTATGCTTTTACTCAAGCTGGTGCAGTACAATGTGGATTTTGTATACCAGGAATGGTTATTAGTGCAAAAGCTTTGTTTAATAGGACTTTACAACCAACAAGAGAAGAAATTAAGAAGGCATTAATAGGGAATATATGCAGATGTACAGGCTATGTAAAAATAGAAAAAGCAATTATGATGGCAGCAGAAATATTTAGAGAAAATAAAGAAGTTCCTAAAGTTAAATGTAAAGGTTTAATAGGAGAACCTATGGCAAGAGTTGATGCAAAAGATAAAATTTTAGGTGCAGGTGAATATACAGATGATATAAGAATTAATGAAATGATTTATGGTGTTGCTTTAAGAAGTAAGTATCCTAGAGCTTTAGTAAAGAGTATGGATATAACAGAAGCAGAAAAAATTAAAGGAGTAATTAAAATTGTAACTGCAGAAGATATTCCAGGAAAAAGATATTTAGGTCATCTTAAAAAAGATACTCCAGCATTAATAAAAGTAGGAGAAGAAACAAGGTATCTTGGAGATACTGTTGCTTTAGTTGCTGCAGAAACAGAAGAAATTGCTAGAGAAGCCTTAAAACACATAAAAATAGAGTTTCAGGAGTTAGAACCAATATCATCTCCAGAAGACGCTTTAAAGGACAGTGCTCCAAAGATACATGAAGGTGGAAATATTCTAGTACATGAGCATTTAGTAAGAGGAAATGCTGATGAAGCAATAAGGAATTCTAAATATGTTGTTACAAATAAGTATAGTGTACCATTTACTGAACATGCTTTTTTAGAACCAGAAGCAGCGGTGGCAGTTCCAGATGGAAAAGATGGATTAATAGTTTATACAGGAACTCAAAGTATATATGATGATTTTAGAGAGATAAGTTCACTATTAAACTTAGAAGAAGATAAATTAAGAATTATTTCAAAATATGTAGGAGGAGGATTTGGTGGCAAAGAAGATATGAGTTGTCAACATCATACAGCACTACTTGCATATCTTACTAAAAGACCAGTAAAAATGTGCCTTACAAGACAAGAAAGTATAATAGTTGATACTAAAAGACATGCTATGGAGATGGAATTTACAACAGCGTGTGATGAAAATGGAAAATTAACCGGAATGAAAGCAAAAATAATAGCTGATACAGGAGCATATGCATCTCTTGGAGGACCAGTTCTTCAAAGAGCATGTACTCATGCAGCAGGTCCATACAATTATCAAAATATGATTGTTGATGGAACAGCAGTTTATACAAATAATACTCCAGGAGGAGCTTTTAGAGGATTTGGAGTAACACAATCAGCATTTGCAACAGAATGTAATTTAAATCAATTAGCAGAAATGGTTGGTATAGATCCTTTTGAAATAAGAATGTTAAATGCAATAAAACCAGGACAAGTTCTTCCAAATGGTCAAATAGCTGATGAAGGAACTGCTTTAGTTGAAACATTAGAAGCTGTTAAAGATATTTATTATAGCAATAAATATGTTGGAATAGCCTGTGCATTTAAAAATTCAGGTATTGGTGTTGGTCTGCCAGATACAGGAAGGTGTAAGGTTGGAGTAATGGATGGAAAAGTTCATATAAGGACTTCAGCGGCTTGTATGGGTCAAGGTGTAGGAACTGTGGTTGTACAAGTTGTTGGTGAAGTTTTAGGAATACCTGCATCTAAAATAATTTATGAAACTCCTGATACTCAAATAACTCCAGATTCAGGAACATCAACAGCTTCAAGACAAACAGTATTCACAGGGGAGGCTACAAGGATTGCAGCATTAAAATTAAAAGATGCATTAAAAGGAAAAACATTAGAACAATTAGAAGGTATAGAATTCTTTGGAGAATATACAGGAGTTACAGATAAAATGGGTAGTCCTAAAGAAAATCCAGTAAGTCATGTTGCCTATGGATATGCAACTCAAGTTGTTGTTATTGATGAACAAGGAAAGCTAAAAAAAGTAGTTGCAGCTCATGATGTTGGAAAAGCAATAAATCCTAAGAATGTAGAAGGACAAATTGAAGGTGGAGTTGTTATGGGACTAGGTTATGCATTAACAGAAGATTATAGAATAGAAAAGTCAGTTCCTAAAGTAAAATTTGGAACACTAGGACTTTTAAGAGCAACACAAATACCTGAAATTACACCTATTATAATAGAAAAAAATACTCAAGAACTATCTTTTGGAGCAAAAGGAATTGGAGAAATTACATGTATACCAACAGCACCAGCAGTCCAAGGAGCTTATTATAAGTTAGATGGAATATTTAGAAAGGAATTACCATTAAAAAATACATTTTATAAAAAAGCTAAAAAATAA